One Prunus dulcis chromosome 7, ALMONDv2, whole genome shotgun sequence DNA segment encodes these proteins:
- the LOC117633792 gene encoding insulin-degrading enzyme-like 1, peroxisomal, which translates to MAVGKEDVEEIVKARTDKREYRRIVLPNSLEVLLISDPDTDKCAASMDVSVGAFSDPDDLEGLAHFLEHMLFYASEKYPLEDSYSKYITEHGGRTNAYTSSEHTNYHFDINADAFEEALDRFAQFFINPLMSADATMREIKAVDSENQKNLLSDGWRMNQLQKHLSAVDHPYHKFSTGNWDTLEVRPKAKGLDIRSELIKFYAEYYSANVMHLVIYGKENLDKIQGLVEDKFKEIRNIDRNCPRFAGEPCTSEHLQILVRAVPIKEGHALRVAWPITPEIHHYKEGPCRYLSHLIGHEGEGSLYYILKTLGWATGLSAGEGQSTFDFSFFRVDIDLTDAGHEHMQDIIGLLFKYISLLQQSGICEWIFDELSAVCETKFHYQDKIQPISYVVSISPNMQKYPPKDWLVRSSLPSNFSTDIIQMVLNKLSANNVRIFWESKKFEGQTNMVEPWYGTAYSIEKITGSMIQEWIVSSPNENLHLPGRNSFIPTDLSLKNDHEKAKYPVLLRKSPYSTLWHKPDTMFFTPKAYVKIVFTCPHASGSPEAEVLTNIFTQLLMDYLNEIAYDAQVAGLNSRISHTDSGFQVILAGYNHKLRILLENVVEKIASFEVKADRFSVIKEKVTRKYQNYKIRQPYEQAMDYCSLILKDHTWPWMEELDVLPHLEVEDLAKFVPMMLSRAFLECYTAGNLERNEAESMIQHIENVLFKGSNPICQPLFPSQHLTNRVVKLEKGKSYFYPVEGLNPSDENSALIHYIQVHRDDFMLNVKLHLFALIAKQPAFHQLRSVEQLGYITALLQRNDCGIRGALFVIQSTVKDPAHIDLRAEEFLKAFKSKLYEMTNEEFKSNVNALIDMKLEKHKNLREEAAFYWREISDGTLKFDRIESEIAALRQLTQQELIDFFNEHIKVGAPHKRTLSVRVYGKSHSSEYKIDKSSPAQASSVKIDDIFSFRRSQPLYGSFKGNHVKL; encoded by the exons ATGGCAGTTGGGAAGGAAGATGTCGAAGAAATAGTGAAAGCCCGTACGGACAAGAGGGAGTACAGGAGGATCGTCCTCCCAAACTCCCTTGAAGTCCTCCTCATCAGCGATCCTGATACTGACAAG TGTGCTGCTTCCATGGATGTCAGTGTTGGTGCTTTCAGCGACCCTGATGACCTAGAGGGCCTTGCCCATTTCCTTG AGCATATGCTGTTTTATGCTAGTGAAAAGTACCCTTTGGAGGATAGTTACTCAAAGTACATCACCGAG CATGGAGGAAGAACAAATGCTTATACATCATCTGAGCACACCAACTATCATTTTGACATTAATGCTGATGCCTTTGAAGAGGCTTTGGACAG ATTTGCTCAGTTCTTTATTAACCCATTGATGTCAGCTGATGCTACAATGAGGGAAATTAAAGCTGTTGATTCTG AGAATCAGAAAAACCTGTTGTCTGATGGCTGGAGGATGAACCAG CTTCAGAAACATCTAAGTGCGGTGGACCATCCGTACCATAAATTTAGTACAG GGAATTGGGATACTTTGGAGGTTCGACCGAAAGCGAAAGGACTGGATATCAGAAGTGAGCTTATTAAATTCTATGCAGAATATTATTCCGCTAACGTCATGCATCTTGTCATATATGGAAAAG AAAACCTTGATAAAATTCAAGGCCTTGTAGAGGACAAGTTTAAAGAAATTAGAAACATTGACCGCAACTGCCCTCGTTTTGCTGGTGAGCCTTGCACATCAGAACATTTACAG ATTCTTGTCAGAGCTGTCCCAATCAAAGAGGGTCATGCGCTGAGAGTTGCGTGGCCAATAACTCCAGAAATTCACCACTACAAGGAAGGGCCATGTAGGTATCTTAGTCATCTCATTGGCCACGAAGGAGAAGGATCTTTGTATTACATCTTGAAAACTTTGG GATGGGCAACAGGTTTGTCTGCTGGTGAAGGACAGTCGACTtttgacttttctttctttagagTAGATATTGATCTCACTGACGCGGGTCATG AGCACATGCAAGACATCATAGGCTTGCTTTTCAAATACATTTCCCTCTTACAGCAGTCGGGCATCTGCGAATGGATTTTCGATGAG CTTTCTGCTGTTTGCGAGACAAAGTTTCATTATCAGGACAAAATTCAGCCAATTAGTTATGTGGTCAGCATTTCGCCAAATATGCAG AAATATCCCCCAAAAGATTGGCTAGTGAGATCATCCTTGCCTTCTAACTTCAGCACAGACATTATCCAGATGGTGCTGAACAAGTTGTCTGCAAACAATGTCAG AATTTTCTGGGAGTCGAAGAAATTTGAAGGTCAAACTAACATGGTTGAGCCATGGTATGGAACTGCTTATTCCATCGAGAAAATTACGGGCTCCATGATACAG GAATGGATAGTATCTTCGCCAAATGAGAATCTGCACCTACCAGGACGTAATTCATTCATCCCCACCGACTTGTCACTTAAGAACGATCATGAAAAG GCCAAATATCCAGTTCTTTTAAGAAAGTCGCCATATTCAACACTATGGCACAAGCCTGATACAATGTTCTTTACTCCTAAAGCTTATGTTAAGATTGTTTTCACTTGTCCCCACGCAAGTGGCTCCCCTGAAGCAGAAGTGTTAACTAATATCTTTACTCAGTTGTTGATGGATTACTTGAATGAAATTG CTTACGATGCTCAGGTTGCTGGACTGAATTCTCGAATAAGCCATACAGATAGTGGATTTCAG GTGATTCTGGCTGGCTATAATCACAAATTAAGGATTTTACTGGAAAATGTAGTTGAAAAGATCGCAAGCTTTGAAGTGAAAGCTGACAGGTTCTCTGTCATAAAG GAAAAGGTCACAAGGAAGtaccaaaattacaaaattcgGCAGCCTTATGAGCAAGCTATGGACTACTGCTCATTAATTCTAAAGGATCATACTTGGCCATGGATGGAAGAACTTGATGTTCTTCCTCATCTTGAAGTTGAAGATCTTGCTAAGTTTGTTCCCATGATGCTCTCAAGGGCCTTTTTAGAGTGTTACACAGCAG GAAACCTTGAAAGGAATGAAGCTGAGTCCATGATCCAGCATATTGAAAATGTTCTCTTTAAGGGTTCAAACCCTATTTGCCAACCTTTGTTCCCATCCCAGCATTTGACGAATAGAGTTGTGAAGCTTGAAAAGGGCAAGAGCTATTTCTACCCTGTGGAGGGTCTCAATCCAAGTGACGAAAATTCTGCCCTTATCCACTATATTCag GTACATCGGGATGATTTTATGCTGAATGTGAAACTTCATCTGTTTGCTCTTATTGCAAAGCAACCTGCCTTCCACCAGCTTAGATCAGTTGAGCAACTTGGTTACATCACCGCCCTCTTGCAGAG GAATGATTGTGGTATCCGTGGGGCACTGTTTGTTATACAATCTACAGTGAAG GATCCAGCACATATTGATTTGAGAGCAGAGGAATTCCTCAAGGCGTTCAAGAGTAAACTTTATGAGATGACAAATGAAGAATTCAAG AGCAATGTAAATGCGTTGATCGACATGAAGCTTGAGAAGCACAAGAACTTAAGGGAAGAAGCGGCATTTTATTGGAGGGAGATTTCTGATGGGACCCTCAAGTTTGACAGGATAGAATCTGAG ATTGCAGCACTGAGGCAGCTTACACAACAAGAGCTGATAGATTTTTTCAATGAGCATATAAAAGTTGGGGCACCTCATAAGCGGACATTAAGTGTACGAGTGTATGGGAAATCACATTCATCCGAGTATAAAATAGACAAAAGTTCACCGGCGCAAGCTTCCTCTGTCAAAATCGACGATATATTCAGCTTCAGAAGGTCACAACCTCTTTATGGTTCATTCAAGGGAAATCATGTGAAGTTGTAG